The nucleotide sequence AACACGGAGATGGCCATGTCCATCCGCACGCACTCCTGCGTGTCGAGCACCCGCACCTCCATCCGCTTGCTGGACGCCTTGAACACCGCCCCGCGCGCGTTGAAGAACTCGTGGCGGAGGGGCCCCGTGTCCGGGATCCGGTCCAGCGCGGCGTACATCCCGCCCAGGATGCGCCGGCGGTAGTCCGCCAGGCTCTCCACGTACTCCGGGACGATCTCCCCCTGCGACTCCGGGATGCGCGCCTGGTGCTCCAGGATCCACGCCAGCCGGCCGTCCACGGCGGGCTGCAGGTCGCCGTCGTGCATCGGGGAGGAGGCCGCCAGCGCCGGGAGGTAGGGGACGAGGAGCGCCGCGGCGTTCAGCATCGCCACCGCCTCCGCCTCGCGCCCCATGGGGAGGCTCAGGTGGCAGCTGTGCACGTTCATCCACCCGTGCGTCTTCACGTCGAAGAGGCGGGCGTAGGCGTCGTAGACGCGCGCGTTGGAGCGCCGCCAGAGGCGGGCGCCGCGCGGGTCCATCCAGGGGTGCATCCCGGTGGGCATCAGCCGCGCGTCGAACTCGTCGCGCAGCACCGCCGCGAAGCGCTGGATCCCCTCCACCAGGGTCTCCTCCGCCTCGGCCAGGCTGCGCGCGGGGGCCTGCGTCTTCACCTCCAGCACGTGGTCGGCGATCTCGTTGGAGAGCCCCACCGCCCCCAGGTCCACGTCCGAGCACCCGCGCCCCGCGAGCGTCCGGAACGCCTCCTCCACCCGGTGCGCCACGTTCAGGTCGCGGTCCACCACGGCGTACTCCAGCTCCACCCCGGCCACCTCGAAGGGGCGGTAGTGCGCCCGCGGCTGCGGTGCGCGGCGGGCGCGGATGGGGGCGCGCAGCGGCGCCGTCTCCTCCGCGGGGTCGGCGGGGGCGGGCTCCGCCTCGGCGCCCTCCTCCACCCGGCGCAGGAAGAAGCGCACGATGTCCTCGTAGACGGCGCTGCCGTCCTCCGTGTCCTCGTAGCCCACGTCCAGGTTGGGGTTGTCGTTGATCTCGATCACCACCGGCCCGGCCGGCGTCTCCTTGATGTCCACGCCGTACAGCCCGCGGCCGATCAGCGCCGCCGCCCGCAGCGCCAGCTCCACCACCCCGCGCGGGGCCTGGTCGCGCCGCACCGCCTGCACGCGCCCGTAGCGCTCGGTCCCCTTCTCCTCGGTGCGGATCTGCCAGTGCCCCTTCGCCATGAAGTAGCGCGCGGCGAAGAGGAGCTGCCCGTCCAGCACGGTGACGCGCCAGTCGAAGTCGGTGGGGAGGTACTCCTGGGCGATGATGAGCGGGGAGCGGCGGAACATCTCCGCGGAGCGCTCCCGGTACTCCTCCGGCGAGGCCACCTTGTGAACCGCAGCGGAGAAGGAGCCGTCCGGGAGCTTGATCACCGCCGGGAAGCCCAGCTCCGCGAGCTGGTCGGGCGGGGTGCGGGCGGTGACCACCAGCGTGCGCGGGGTGGGGATCCCCTCGCGCCGCAGCAGCTCCTCCAGGAAGACCTTGTTGCTGCAGCGGATGATGGACTGCGAGTCGTCCACCACGGGCATGTCCAGCGCCTCCGCGCGCAGCGCGAACTGGAAGGCGGGGTCGCTCACCGAGGTGAGGGCCCGGATGAAGAGCGCGTCGAACTCGCCCAGCTTCTCCAGGTCGCCCAGCCCGATGCGCTGCACGTACACGTTCATCTTCGCCGCGACCCGCTCCAGCTTGTCGATCGTCTCCGGCGACGAGGGGGCGAAGGGGTCGTCCGCGTCGAAGAGCACCGCCAGCGAGGCGCGCTTCCCCTCGTAGGGGACCGGCGCGCCGCGGCGCACCACCAGGCGCTCGTTGCGGAGCGCCTCGGCGAGCTCCGCCCGCTCCTCCCGGCGGAGCTGGCGGAGTGAGACCGGCGCCACCCCGGTCACCTTCCACTCCTGGTCCTCCAGGAGCCAGCGGATGCGGAGCACCGGCACCGGCCACTCCCGGAACACCGCGAGCGACGCGGCGCGGAAGCGCGGGTCCGCGCAGGTGCCGAAGTATGCCAGCGACTCCGCCGCCTCGGCCTCCGTGGCGGGGCGGTAGCCCGGGCCGTCCCCCTCCGCGCGGAGGAGGGGAACGGCCTCGTCGTCGTCGGCGCCCTCGTCTCCGTCGTCGTCTTCCGGGTGGAGCGGCACGGGGAGCGCGCGGCGGCGGGCGCGCATCTCCCGCGGGTCCACGGTGGGGACGCCGGCCTCCCGCAGCGCGCGGAAGAGCCCGTAGGCGTCGGCCAGCCCCTCGATGGTCTCCACGCTGGGGAGCACCGTCTGCCCGCGCGCGTCCGCCAGGAGCGAGGCGTAGTAGCCGCGGGTGCGGTAGCGGTACGAGTTGCAGAGGTTGACCACGGTGAGGCCGCGGTCGGTCAACCCCTCGCCGCCCTCCAGGTACTCGTCGGCGGAGGCCAGCAGCTCCGCGGGGAGGTCGCCCGCCTTGCGCGGGTCGGAGACGACCACCACCAGGCGCCGGCGGCTCACGCGGGGCTCCCTTCGGCATCGCCGCGCCACAGCTCCAGCAGCACGGCGTCGTAGGTGAGGTCGCCCAGCAGGATCGAGTTGATCAG is from Longimicrobiaceae bacterium and encodes:
- a CDS encoding glutamate-cysteine ligase family protein, translating into MSRRRLVVVVSDPRKAGDLPAELLASADEYLEGGEGLTDRGLTVVNLCNSYRYRTRGYYASLLADARGQTVLPSVETIEGLADAYGLFRALREAGVPTVDPREMRARRRALPVPLHPEDDDGDEGADDDEAVPLLRAEGDGPGYRPATEAEAAESLAYFGTCADPRFRAASLAVFREWPVPVLRIRWLLEDQEWKVTGVAPVSLRQLRREERAELAEALRNERLVVRRGAPVPYEGKRASLAVLFDADDPFAPSSPETIDKLERVAAKMNVYVQRIGLGDLEKLGEFDALFIRALTSVSDPAFQFALRAEALDMPVVDDSQSIIRCSNKVFLEELLRREGIPTPRTLVVTARTPPDQLAELGFPAVIKLPDGSFSAAVHKVASPEEYRERSAEMFRRSPLIIAQEYLPTDFDWRVTVLDGQLLFAARYFMAKGHWQIRTEEKGTERYGRVQAVRRDQAPRGVVELALRAAALIGRGLYGVDIKETPAGPVVIEINDNPNLDVGYEDTEDGSAVYEDIVRFFLRRVEEGAEAEPAPADPAEETAPLRAPIRARRAPQPRAHYRPFEVAGVELEYAVVDRDLNVAHRVEEAFRTLAGRGCSDVDLGAVGLSNEIADHVLEVKTQAPARSLAEAEETLVEGIQRFAAVLRDEFDARLMPTGMHPWMDPRGARLWRRSNARVYDAYARLFDVKTHGWMNVHSCHLSLPMGREAEAVAMLNAAALLVPYLPALAASSPMHDGDLQPAVDGRLAWILEHQARIPESQGEIVPEYVESLADYRRRILGGMYAALDRIPDTGPLRHEFFNARGAVFKASSKRMEVRVLDTQECVRMDMAISVFVRSALKSLTQRVLEGRAQLPAHAVLVADFRAAVRDGSRARVTAPHFGSVDRDADGRAAVRDVLRVLLEDARRSVRRDEAELLELAGRVIEAGTLS